In the genome of Segatella copri, one region contains:
- a CDS encoding response regulator transcription factor — protein sequence MKILLADKQDITRAGLTYVIEKMEGFETKYVEDKTELMLALKENENTVVILDYTLFDINDAAELLILNQRFPYTRWLLFSEDLSTDFVKVLIASSSMFSVLLKESPMMEIKEAIRFCVASNRFVCQRMMEVLLAPVQQEPEEKVNLTKTETEILKDIALGMTTKEIAEKRFSSFHTVNTHRKNIFRKLGVNNVHEATKYALRAGLVDSAEYYI from the coding sequence ATGAAAATTCTGTTAGCAGACAAGCAGGACATCACGCGCGCCGGACTGACCTACGTGATAGAGAAAATGGAAGGGTTTGAGACTAAGTACGTGGAAGACAAGACGGAGCTGATGCTCGCCTTGAAAGAGAACGAGAATACGGTAGTGATATTAGACTACACGCTCTTCGACATCAATGATGCCGCCGAGCTCCTCATCCTCAACCAGCGTTTTCCCTATACCCGATGGCTTTTGTTCAGTGAAGATTTGAGTACCGACTTCGTGAAGGTGCTCATTGCCAGCAGCAGCATGTTTAGTGTTCTTCTTAAGGAGAGTCCGATGATGGAGATTAAGGAGGCCATCCGTTTCTGCGTGGCAAGCAACCGCTTTGTCTGCCAGCGCATGATGGAGGTTCTGTTGGCGCCCGTGCAGCAGGAGCCGGAAGAGAAGGTGAACCTTACCAAGACCGAGACCGAAATCCTGAAGGACATCGCCCTTGGAATGACCACCAAGGAAATAGCCGAAAAGCGATTCTCCAGTTTCCATACCGTGAACACCCACCGCAAGAATATCTTTCGAAAGCTGGGCGTGAACAATGTGCATGAAGCAACCAAGTATGCACTCAGAGCTGGCCTGGTAGATTCGGCAGAGTATTATATCTAA